From Solanum lycopersicum chromosome 4, SLM_r2.1:
aacagaagcagtcgtacctgttgaagtcgagataccgtcactgaggatcatccaagaagctgagctAAGTAATGTTGAGTGGGTTAGCAAACGGATTGATCAACTAGccttgattgatgagaagaggaTGGTTGCTGTTTGCCATGGCCAGTTGTATAGACAAAGAATGACTCgcgcttttcacaaaagagtaagagccagaaattttgaagttggtcagttggttcttaagcgtatttttcctcatcaagacgagtacaaaggaaagttcgcaccaaactggcaaggtccttacatggtccgcaaagtactatctggaggtgctttagtcttgtcagagatggatggcgctgtatggcccaaacctatcaactcagatgctgtcaagagatattACGCGTGAAGTTCGTTTTGCATTTCCcatcatttacttgtaatcttctgtttgcttgtatttgttctaATTTGAATTCTTATCCCTCTTTTaatgaactacgtttgacctgaattctcaagaatgagatacgtaggcggcctatgtcggcttcggtcaccccatttacccCCTTTACTATTTCTTTGTacctgaactacgttcgacctgaattctcaagaatgagatacgtaggcggcctttgtcggcttcggtcggtttctttgtaaattttattcttgttaacctttaaggggaactacgtttgacctgattcctgccgcaacgggatacgtaggcgccacaagggctcgGTCATATATCTCGTAAATTCTATTCCCCCCCCTtctacaatagaaactgggacagaatttttgagagggactcaaaaattctccagaAGGAACCTTCTCTTCAGCGGATCAAACTAAAGACATTTCGAATTTGCGActgggacaaaatttttgagaagatctcaaaaaatTCTGAGATCTGTGCGATTACAATGGAAAGAGGAGCAAGATactaaactgggacagaaattttgaggatggcctcaaaattttgtCATGGGACTTCCCTACAAGTCCGGAATGCCTCTGAAATTCATTCAACAAGCGTCGGACTCAAAGAAGCTCGTTAagcctgacatgacatgacttggcagtgaCCTTTTCGagatactatttcttaaaaaaaaaaaaaaaatttgcttCTCTTAAAAGtttcccttttatatttcatctgttttggcataagatattttcttatctatcaagagtcgggaaatCGGGAAATCAACCGAGGACGtcaagacaaggagcaaacaacCGAAGGGATCGATACAGATCAGTATGtttaaaactgacaatttttctgtggatgcaggtttatagcATCGCTTCGAAATCGGCCGAATTCTTCCGACTGATGAATACGGagaaggagaaaactatctccaaagCCGGTGATTTTATCGAAAGCAAGAAGCATTTCATATCTTTATGCCAAGATGCTtgtgaatgtgtttgtttatttcaagtcATTCCCCAATACATGAAATTTACAAAGTGCCTGgccagattcaaaggtgaatcaaaaAGGAATCTCAGCGAAGATTTCACGATTTCTATAAGAAGACGCTATTTGCATTGCGTTATCAAAGCAAAATgattattgtcgatcaagacaatgcattacctcagaagagacagctatgcaattattatttttatcattatcgatcaagtcgatatattatttggaggtcGTCTTGCCGTTACTATTCACAGGGGcaatataaatattcatgcatcgcggaatcatgcatcgcgaaaatcatgcatcgcgagtcaataatcatgcatgacgagaagatttcatgcctcgtcaaaatttatacatcgcgagaagaatttatgcctcgctggaattcatacatcgcggaaatcatgcatcgcgagtcaataattatgcatgacgagaagatttcatgcctcgtcgaaatttatacatcgcgagaagaatttatgcctcgctagaattcatgcatcgcggaatcatgcatcgcggaaatcatgcatcgcgagtcaataatcatgcatgacgagaagatttcatgcctcgtcaaaatttatacatcgcgagaagaatttatgcctcgcggaaatcatgcatcgcgagtcaataatcatgcatgacgagaagatttcatgcctcgtcgaaatttatacatcgcgagaagaatttatgcctcgctggaattcatgcatcgtggaatcatgcatcgcggaaatcatgcatcgcgagtcaataatcatgcatgacgagaagatttcatgcctcgtcgaaatttatacatcgcgagaagaatttatgcctcgctggaattcatacatcgcggaaatcatgcatcgcgagtcaataatcatgcatgacgagaagatttcatgcctcgtcaaaatctatacatcgcgagaagaatttattcCTCGctgaaattcatgcatcgcggaaatcatgcatcgcgagtcaataatcatgcatgacgagaagatttcatgcctcgtcgaaatttatacatcgcgagaagaatttatgcctcgctggaattcatgcatcgctgaatcatgcatcgcggaaatcatgcatcgcgagtcaataattatgcatgacgagaagatttcatgcctcgtcaaaatttatacatcgcgagaagaatttatgcctcgctgaaattcatgcatcgcggaatcatgcatcgcggaaatcatgcatcgcgagtcaataatcatgcatgacgagaagatttcatgcctcgtcaaaatttatacatcgcgagaagaatttatgcctcgctggaattcatgcatcgcggaatcatgcatcgcggaaatcatgcatcgcgagtcaataattatgcatgacgagaagatttcatgcctcgtcaaaagttatacatcgcgagaagaatttgtgcctcgctggaattcatgcatcgcggaatcatgcatcgcggaaatcatgcatcgcgagtcaataattatgcatgacgagaagatttcatgcctcgtcaaaatttatacatcgcgagaagaatttatgcctcgtcaaaatttgcacatcgcaagaagattttattcttcgctgaaagttatgcatcgcgagaagattcatatctcgcaggaatttacgtatcgcgggaagatattcatgaccCGCAAGAGGACGTACTtggataaagaaagagcaatacttatccattggcctcgactgcattatgttatttcttataaaaataaacatcatggagagcatcgaagatgacaacaaaagaaacatcaatatcgcatcggcatttatttatttatttcgacatcaagtatggaatacattgaagatgatattgcaaaacacaaggcataagctttatttgctggacgtgagaccgatcgagtcgacgtcgaacatggaggagaacaatgaagtgtcgacatggtaaaagacactgtctcccgtCCTAATTGCGTTTataagctgacgagttttatctcagtctttgtcgagagcatccaaaaggatgatttctccaaaaaccacaggtgcggacgacatcaaaaaggatgcagcacaacgtggaacttttcttagcagcgaactgggacatagtccaaaaaggaatgtcaaactcttaggacgcgagcagaggagcgacttccaccataATCGAACCACCCTCTCGAGGCTTACGGGTTTTCTCTAGTTCTGTCAGTTTCTGTCTCGCTTCCGAAAGTTTTGTTTCatcggaagcaagtttccaatctgagtgacaatacgccaaaagatttggaaattatgtccgtgtaagttcttaattatgggtgtgaagcgcgccacattcatggctaagaggttacaagcctctttttcatactcgtttaatGTGTCACTCGTCCAAAACCGAAGGTTAGCTAGCATAATAGTTTTCCTTTCCaacgatcgagtcgaactacacacagcctgattccgaaggtttaaggatatgtaggcggattcaatgttgaaaactcagctgtattccaacattcgctctcgaattctattctcgagcatttcgataccttcataattcggtgtcgaggtggcttttgattctttgaaatcgtgcggtaaatcaagcttatcgaactacaagtggcctgaattctcatatagcctgagatatgtaggagaccCGTTTGCAAGGGTTCGtccataattcctaaaccctGTGTCGAATCCTTCTTTTAAAACGATTGGGGTTGATCAAAATTGGTTGGTCAATTTCATCTTCCTCGAGTTGCTTGCGTCAACccgagtaaaatgagggacagttgttgacacccaattttgacccgcgtcgGTATGAGTTAATTggttttataaatcttgcgaaaataagatagatgtatatatatacatatatgtatatacatatatgtatatgtatatgtctgTATCTTAAGGCTTCCCTTCCTCCAGCCCATTtcccttttgtttattttcagcCCACCCCATTTCTCTTCCCCTTTTCCAGCCCAACGCCCAGGCCCAATCTCCCTTTCTTCAGCAGCCCACCCTTTCAAACATCCCCAGGCCCACTTCGTTCACTCTCCCCAGGCCCAATTACCCCTCAACCCAATAAAAACCCCTCAACCCAACACTAACTTAAATATCCCAGCCCACTTCTTCCCATTCAGACGGCccaaaacatttaaataaaaaaaaacccttCAACCCAGCCCATACCCGCTCCGACCCGACCCATCCCTATTCCCCTCTCTTCTCTCCCTTGCCCACCACACGACCCCATTCCCAGGAAGAACAGCACCCCCCACTCGACCCCCTCCCCACGCTCTCTCGCGTCTCCCTCACgcctctccttccctctctcCCGCGTCTCCCCCACGCTCGCTCTCTCCTTCCCCTCTCGATAGAAACCCAGAAAACTCAGACGCGACTCGCCAACAACCCCGCAGACTCCCATGCCCTGTCAAACAGGTCTGCCAATCGTCAATGTCACCCTCGCCAACACGCAATGGCCATGTGGGTTTTGACCCAAAGGGATTTCGATTTTGAGTTCAAAAATGGGCGGAAAATCGTATCACCGACCCTACATAAACCCCTCCCATCTTCATAAAAAAGGGAGGAGAGTTTTTCACGAAAAAGGGGGAATTTTGGGGTTAGCAATTTTTGGTTGAGAAATTTGGGTTCGAAAAGCTCGGAAGAGGATTTTTCAGAAAGATTTTCTTTCTGTTGGAAAAGTTTCTTGTTTATCGCTCAACCCATAGCAGAATCGTTAGGTTGGGAAACTGATTTCAGGCTTCATCGTAAGATTGTTCTGTCGATTTTTTCTCTTGTCCAGTTTTGAGAGGAGTTGAAAAGGAAGTCGAGAAATATTTCCATTCCGTCTAGGGTGCGCGATTGTGATATTCCGCTAGACGCCTTCGCTGTGGTTCGAGGTTGGTTTTGGAGGTGTAAGCTCGTTGCTGCTGCTCGTCCTCTGCTCACCCGTCCCCTTTTCGCTGCTTTCGAAGAGGTAATTCTCTTTATCCATCCTATTTCTTCTGTTGTTTTCCtgtttcaagattttttttattattatttgcttCATGCTTTGGGTGCTGCTGCTGTAGATGTATTATTCGTTTGGTTTCGTTCTGGGATCAAATCTGTTGGCATTTGTACGTCTAGTATAGGGTCGTGTTGCTGCGGTATGGGAAGTCACACACTGTTTGTTGGCCTAATTCTGTAAAGGGTCTTGCGTGACGGTTTGTTTTTCCGTCGTCTTATTCTTTGTTGTTTGCTATGCTTGCCTGTTCGTGCTGCTCACCCGGTTAGCGAGTTCATCATGAGATTATCTCTTTAGCATAAAGTTCTCGTTGCTCGGTAGGATACCAATCCTAGTCTAAATCTTGTTTAAGTTTGCCTCATTCTTCTTCTCTTAAGCTTTCTTAGGAAGCTGCAATGCATTTCCTTTGGATTGGTCGGAAGGCTAAATGGTGTAGaagttatatgtgttattgattGTTCGTTTGGATGCAACTGCTTTTCTACCTCCCCATTTAGATCCCATGGTGTTGTTGCCACACATTCTCTCTGGATATGTGACATTTTCTTTCTTAGCGTGCATATGTTTGtttatatagttgtttagtTTCTTTTCCAGTTTTCGTGATTGACATGTTCTCACGTATATTTACAAAGCATGAGTTCTGTTTTGTGTTCTTTTATAATGGTTTTCGTTAATTTTATCATTCCACAAGATTATAGTCTTAAAGTTTGAGTTTTTGATGCATGTTTGTTTATCCTTAAGGACATGCTTTAgcgtataaaaaaaatggaaaatattttgttgcTTGCATCCTATCCCTTCTCTTCATGTGAAGTTGGGAAAATATGTTGAACTCCCTCTCTGATTCATGCCTGAAGTTTCATAAAAAAGTAGCATATTTTAACAATTCTATCCACTGTTTTCCTCTTGTTCTACAAGCATAACTCTGTGCTATACATGTTCCTTTCTTTTTACTCCGTTTATCATGTCTCATATTGCATTTTAATGGCATCGATTATAATGGTCTGCTTCTTTTCCTAAGTAGCATTGGCttctttgttattatatttgtCTGAGCAAAGATGTCTAAGTCTCATTTTGTTGGATTACTGCCAACTTAATAAGCCAGCTATTGCATccatatcatatttattttatcaaaaatgaattGTTTCAATTGTGCACGAGTTGTTTATTTGGTAAATGTGTAACATGCTCCCTTTATATTTTTCGAGTCTAATTGTCGATGAGCGGTTATGTACTTCCATAAATATAATGTGTTCATAGTTGGATATACATGAAATATATGTTACTATCTAAGTGTCACATTTTGATATCAACTTCGTAAGCTTTAGTTGATTCATTTGCTTTTCTTTAGAGTCATACGTGTCGTTTCAATTTGAACCCCTTGAAGTAAGCTTTCTTTTAGTAAAATCTGTTTTCGTTCAAGATATGTGTCTTGTTTATTATACCACTTAATATGCTAATCCATTGTCATTTTATTGCATGTGAAATTATTCGCGAGTCCCTGTGGACTTGATTTCCATCCCACACATCCTCGTTGAGCCGTAAAGGTTCAAAATCTTACCGAGTCAAGACAACGGGCGAAAATTCAAAATGCCACGAAGATTGAATAAATCCGAGGCGGATTAGAAGATTgtccttattatttatttagttacactgttgtaatgggcataagccctttgttgtttcttttatttttcgatttcttttttttacatgTTTAGGCTAGGACAGGCACAAAGGAAAAGGggtgggtccaaaactcggtcaaggcgGACAGAACCCGAGTCTGGACtcaaaatctctctctctctctctctctctttattaatTGGTTACGTGCTTGAATATCGTTTAGTTTTAGAGTTGGAAGAACTCCAAACCCCCATTGAACGCCTTTTGCTTTATCAAaacttgaaattaaaaattggaACTTTAAAGATGTTCGAATTTGAAAGTCGCTTAGACTTAAGTTTAAAAGGTTTAACTTTAATGGAATCTCAAAACGATAAATGTTTTAACTCATAAGTTTGTTTGAAACTCTAATaggtttaaaattcaaattctaagttTGTTTGAATATAAAGTGTCTTAGCCCTAAAACGATTTTACaaagttaaatatttcaaaacttataaaGTTCGCCTAGATATCTTAAGTAGTTCAAAATTCGCaagtctttaaaataaatagtcaaataagttaatcgtcgGAAAACCGTATTtaacggagtgtcttaggtgtcttacaccttcctaagacactaataagaatcccgaacccttaaaaaatgtttcaaaataatttttctgtttaggttgtttagaaacaaagttttcttgatttttcttaaaaattaagtggcgactcctaaaagtcgaaaatatctttaaaataaaacaaactcttttcgaaaatcaccatttttcgataaaacaatcGTCACAAAAGCTGATCCGGTGCCCCCGAATGACTTGATGAATCATAGCGGCCACGTTATCACTACTTGTACCTGAGGGTACGTATGTATCATCAAGAGCTTTCATTAAGGCCTGACTGTGGGACTGAGAGCTCATCAGCAGGGCCCACACGGAGATCTGAGCCGAAGtcttctctaaatgtttgacAATGGAATAGTCCTTCGGTTGCATCCTTCTCCAGAATTCTTCTGCTTCCCCCTCGCTTATCGGCCTCTTAGCATGGTCCTTCTTCtgtcctccgagagcaagctcatcAGGAGTGTAGCACCTTCCGGACCTGGTCATGCCTTGGGCCACGGCGGTTTCAATGACAAATTTGGGCTTAACGAGAGTTTTCGAaggcaccaaggcaacagccTTTGCAGGTGTCAGAATAACAAACTTCCTCCTTTCTTTGACGCTTAAAGAAGCGACAGCCCTTTCCAAGTCCTCATGCACAATAGGGGTAATCATCTTTGTTCCACACCCGTCTTCATCCGTTTCAATCATATTAAGGTTGTCACCTCCATGATTCGGCAACGGATTTGTGTTGACGTTTGGCACCGCCGGTTGAAGAGAAACTACCTCCTGATCGATCAGGTCTTGGATTTTGTGCTTAAGGTTGATGCAATCTTCCGTgtcatgtccaacactgttggaatgataagcacaccTTTGATCTGGCCTGTAGAACTTTGAGTTGACATCCCCGGGTTTGGGCcccacagggtggatgtatccaTCTGCGGCTAGCCTCTCAAATAGTTTGGTCCGACTTTCAGCAAGTGTGGTAAAGTTCCTTGAAGGCCTTTTTTCAGATCTCGGACGGGAAGTATCATAACCGCTTTGCCGAGGGGGAGGCACCCGCTGATAATTTTGGGTATTTGTACGAGGAGCTTGGCTCCGGGGATAAGGGTTTGCCTGGAAATTTGGAATTGGAGCTTGGTAATTCGGGAGGGGGTCCTGGTATAAtggagcttggacttgataaGTGGGTGGAGGTGGTCGGTAGCTCGACTATACGTTGGCACAGTTGGGAGCAATATTCTGATAAGGGGATGGGATCTGGTATGGTTGAGGGTAATTTGGGTATATGGGAGAAAAGTTTTGGAGATTAGAAGGTGGACTTTGGTACGACGAAATTTGAGCATTCTGATAGGTGGGTACAGTATTGTGGTTATTAGGATGATTGGATTGTGGGTAGTTGGATCGGTGAGACTTTGGGGAAGGCCTGGAACGATCTTGGGAATGTGACGGGTTTCTAGGGGTTTTTCTTCCCCCGTACGAGACAGCGGCAACTTCCTCTCTTCTCTTTCTTATCAATCCTGAAGATCCAGCCGACGCAGATACACGGGCTATCTTCCCCGATTTTAGaccatcttcgatagtctcaccaactTTGACTATCTCAGCGAATTTAGCTCCGACCAGCAACATGATTCGATCATAGTACTCAGGCTCCTGTACCCGCACGAACACTTCCACAATCTCTTTCTCGGTCATGGGTGGCCTTACCCTCGCCGCTTCTTTCCTCCACCTATAGGCAAATTCCCTATAACTTTCAGTTggtttctgcttcatcttctctAGAGAATACCGATCGGGCACTATTTCAACATTATAGGCGAATCGGTCAATGAAGTCCTTAGCCAATGCATTCCAACTGGGCCAGTTCCTGGTTTCATGTGAAGTAAACCACTCGAGGGCCTCTCCACACAGACTTCGGCTGAAAAGCCGCATCAACAAGGCCTCATCcctgccaactcccacgagctGGTCACAATACGCTCTCAAATGCGCCATAGGATTGCCCACTCCTCCGAAGGTGTCAAACTTCGGAATTTTAAAACCTTCGGGAAGGTTCAAATCTGGATGGATGCACAATTCTGCGTAGCTAAGTCCGACGGCGTCTGGGATGCACTGCAGCTCTTTCATAGCCtttttgatttctttctttatatCGATCTTCACTTCTTCTTTCGCCTTCCCTTCTCTTTCCTGTTCTTCATAGTGATCCAACTCAGAACCGTGCACCTCGTGCTCGGCAGGAACGGGAACTTGGAAGGTGGCTCTTTTTGGTAGGGTGGAGCTATAGAGGGACTTGGAACGTTTTGGGCGGTCTGGTAGTTTTGTGGGTAGGCCTGAGGATTGGTGTTTTGACTCAAATGCGGATGAAATGCTTGGGTTTTGAAGGCAGTTTgagtttggttttgattttgtggcGGTGGGGCAGTTTGAGTATTCTGAGGATGGGGTGGTATTTGAGGGTGGTTATTTGGAAGAGGTGAAGGAGTTTGGTAAGATGCAGAAGCGTATTGGGGGTTTTGGGTTGTTAGGTCTATCACAGACGGATTATGCACAGGTGTAGAAGGCTGGTTCTGAGTTGGATCTATGTTTGATGAAGGGAAGTAGACCGGAGGTCTTGCATCAGCAATATTAGTACCAAATCCAGGTGGAGGCGCATCCTGTCTCCGTTGCATTTCAACTTTCATTTCAGCAATCTGTTGCATCAGTTGCATGATCAATTCATTCTGTTCCACTACAGTGGGCTGAGCCACCACAACGTCAGTAAGACGCACTTCGTCATTGTTGTCTCCCATAACTATTTTTCCTTTATCTGAATTTGATCGAGGGAAGGAATCTGTAGGACCTTTTGACCTGGTGAAGTAaggatgatctgccagctttatcGATACAGATCAGTAAAAGGTACCTGAGAggtaaaaacaactcaaaggcaaatttgttagtgcatatccagagtacaaaatgcataatatcgcaCACAaaacagataaacacacaagtcgttttgtttgaggatatcttaaccCACGAATAAGGACggatatatattttgaacaaacaggaatttgtttgtttggcGCTATCTTGGGAAATctgaatcacgttgagctatggtcttcttgcagctgctttgcgacgtccgttgatcttatcttcgtatctccgaaacatggaggagaatgaaaattttctgtgataggggccgggccgggaaggctgcctacgtatctcacggggagaattcaggcccaacgtagttcggattttaggatgaaaattttccattcattctttcgttgtgattacaaggaaattgaaaaacaacattGAGATTTCTAGAAGACCACATTTGGAGATTTCTTGTCTTGTGGCTGCGTCAT
This genomic window contains:
- the LOC138348193 gene encoding uncharacterized protein; translation: MDKGKNVQTELTEEELRRKIERVTREIQKVKEEGLKVDVTTAIFKAAVTTLDEDLASQIKRKKKVEMETESLRKRLNLLRLEIHEGKAREAKIDIETTVLLDRNAALDEELATHSDPKGGKYLARDQGADNSSPGREVIEEEDEEEIVYKPPFSTLADHPYFTRSKGPTDSFPRSNSDKGKIVMGDNNDEVRLTDVVVAQPTVVEQNELIMQLMQQIAEMKVEMQRRQDAPPPGFGTNIADARPPVYFPSSNIDPTQNQPSTPVHNPSTLPKRATFQVPVPAEHEVHGSELDHYEEQEREGKAKEEVKIDIKKEIKKAMKELQCIPDAVGLSYAELCIHPDLNLPEGFKIPKFDTFGGVGNPMAHLRAYCDQLVGVGRDEALLMRLFSRSLCGEALEWFTSHETRNWPSWNALAKDFIDRFAYNVEIVPDRYSLEKMKQKPTESYREFAYRWRKEAARVRPPMTEKEIVEVFVRVQEPEYYDRIMLLVGAKFAEIVKVGETIEDGLKSGKIARVSASAGSSGLIRKRREEVAAVSYGGRKTPRNPSHSQDRSRPSPKSHRSNYPQSNHPNNHNTVPTYQNAQISSYQSPPSNLQNFSPIYPNYPQPYQIPSPYQNIAPNCANANPYPRSQAPRTNTQNYQRVPPPRQSGYDTSRPRSEKRPSRNFTTLAESRTKLFERLAADGYIHPVGPKPGDVNSKFYRPDQRCAYHSNSVGHDTEDCINLKHKIQDLIDQEVVSLQPAVPNVNTNPLPNHGGDNLNMIETDEDGCGTKMITPIVHEDLERAVASLSVKERRKFVILTPAKAVALVPSKTLVKPKFVIETAVAQGMTRSGRCYTPDELALGGQKKDHAKRPISEGEAEEFWRRMQPKDYSIVKHLEKTSAQISVWALLMSSQSHSQALMKALDDTYVPSGTSSDNVAAMIHQVIRGHRISFCDDCFIEKW